From a region of the Nonlabens dokdonensis DSW-6 genome:
- a CDS encoding lysozyme inhibitor LprI family protein — translation MKQLSLFTILFLGAISMAQNHKDSQRLSALDYMKLYSNVNCENQSGTMLEHKICLNKKFQKVDSVLNRRFVSYLDIIPNDSLKSKLKVYQENWVSNRRLQSELYSMDAQGNSLGILYLTAMIHTTQNRIEELELLIGR, via the coding sequence ATGAAACAACTTAGTTTATTTACCATTTTATTCTTGGGAGCTATTTCTATGGCTCAAAACCACAAGGATTCTCAAAGACTTTCTGCATTAGACTACATGAAATTATATAGTAATGTCAACTGTGAGAATCAGTCAGGCACTATGCTGGAACATAAGATTTGCTTGAATAAGAAATTTCAAAAAGTAGATTCTGTTCTTAATCGCCGATTTGTTTCTTATCTAGATATTATTCCAAACGACTCATTAAAATCAAAGCTAAAGGTCTATCAAGAAAATTGGGTTTCTAATAGACGCTTACAGAGTGAGTTGTATTCGATGGACGCACAAGGCAATTCCTTGGGTATCCTTTATTTGACTGCCATGATACATACTACTCAAAATAGAATTGAAGAGCTGGAACTATTAATAGGTCGGTAA
- a CDS encoding phosphoribosylaminoimidazolesuccinocarboxamide synthase: MAATITDTNFNFPNQKSVYKGKVREVYNINDDLLVMIATDRLSAFDVVMPKGIPYKGQILNQIATQMMAATEDLVPNWLIATPDPNVAIGHLCEPFKVEMVIRGYMSGHAAREYKAGKRMLCGVAMPEGMKENDAFPQPIITPATKAEMGDHDEDISRVDIIAKGIVSEADYLVLEKYTRALFQRGTELAAKRGLILVDTKYEFGKTKDGKIVLIDEIHTPDSSRYFYADGYQERQDRGEAQKQLSKEFVRQWLIANDFQGLEGQNVPVMTDEYITSVSDRYIELYENITGKSFEKSDTSNIQERIEKNVLSWMKSN, encoded by the coding sequence ATGGCTGCTACAATAACCGATACCAATTTTAATTTCCCTAACCAAAAGAGCGTTTATAAAGGGAAAGTGAGAGAAGTATATAACATTAATGACGATTTATTAGTAATGATCGCTACAGATCGTTTGAGCGCTTTTGACGTAGTAATGCCTAAAGGAATTCCGTATAAAGGACAGATTTTAAATCAAATCGCTACTCAAATGATGGCTGCGACAGAAGATCTTGTCCCTAACTGGTTGATCGCTACGCCAGATCCTAATGTTGCCATAGGACATTTGTGTGAGCCGTTTAAAGTAGAAATGGTGATACGTGGTTATATGTCTGGCCACGCAGCGAGAGAATACAAAGCTGGTAAAAGAATGCTTTGTGGTGTTGCGATGCCCGAAGGAATGAAAGAAAATGACGCTTTTCCACAGCCTATTATCACTCCAGCTACTAAGGCTGAAATGGGCGACCACGATGAAGATATCTCACGTGTGGACATCATAGCAAAAGGAATCGTTTCTGAAGCAGATTACCTAGTTCTCGAAAAGTATACGCGAGCTTTGTTCCAGCGAGGTACAGAGTTAGCTGCAAAACGTGGTTTGATACTGGTAGATACTAAGTATGAATTTGGTAAAACTAAAGATGGAAAGATCGTCTTGATCGATGAAATCCACACACCAGATTCTTCTAGGTATTTTTATGCAGACGGTTACCAAGAACGTCAAGATAGAGGAGAAGCTCAAAAACAGCTGAGCAAAGAATTTGTACGCCAGTGGTTGATTGCAAACGATTTTCAAGGTCTTGAAGGGCAAAATGTTCCTGTAATGACTGACGAATACATCACAAGCGTGAGCGATCGTTACATTGAGTTGTACGAAAACATCACTGGTAAAAGTTTTGAAAAGTCAGACACGTCTAACATTCAAGAGCGTATTGAAAAAAATGTTTTGAGCTGGATGAAGTCCAATTAA